Sequence from the Ornithinimicrobium humiphilum genome:
GAGCTCGTCCGGCCCCACGACATACCCCACGCGCATGCCGCTGAGCCCGTGGCCCTTGGACATCGAGAAGACCGACAGCGTGCGCTCCCACAGCCCGGGCAGCGCCGCGGGCGTGACGAGCTCGATCCCGTCGAAGACGAAGTCCTCGAAGGCCTGGTCGCACACCAGCACCAGGTCCTTCTCGACGATCAGGTCGCGCAGCGCCTCGAGGCGCTCGCGGCGCATCACCGTGCCCGTCGGGTTGTTGGGGTGCGTGAGCACCACCATCCGGGTCCGCGGGGTGACGGCGGCGCGCATCGCCTCCACGTCCAGCTGCCAGCCGTCGGCCGCGTCGAGCGGCACCGGCACGGGCACGGCCCCGAGCAGCGAGCAGTTCACGGCGTTGGACGGGTATGACGGGTCCGGCACCAGCACCTCGTCGCCCGGCTCGAGGAGCGCGGACATCGCGAACCACAGGCCCGAGTCCGAGCCCGGCGTCACGAGGACGTTGCGGGCGGGGTCGAGCTCCAGGCCGTTGACGCGCCGGCACTTCTCGGCGATCGCCTGGCGCAGGCGCAGGTCGCCGATGGGCAGCGTGTAGTGCGCCGTGTTGGCGGCGTCGATCGACTCCTGCAGCGCGGCGCGGACCGCGGGGGACAGCGCCGGGTCCGGGAACCACGGGTCGGCCCACGACAGGATCCGGTAGCCCTGCGCCTGAAGCCGCGCCACGCCGTCTCCGACGTCGGCCTTGGTCACGGGGGAGAAGAGGCCCCCCTGCATCGCCGCGAAGCGGCTGTTGAGATGAGGTCGTCGCATGTCTGGCTCGGCGGTCACGCGGGCA
This genomic interval carries:
- a CDS encoding pyridoxal phosphate-dependent aminotransferase — protein: MTAEPDMRRPHLNSRFAAMQGGLFSPVTKADVGDGVARLQAQGYRILSWADPWFPDPALSPAVRAALQESIDAANTAHYTLPIGDLRLRQAIAEKCRRVNGLELDPARNVLVTPGSDSGLWFAMSALLEPGDEVLVPDPSYPSNAVNCSLLGAVPVPVPLDAADGWQLDVEAMRAAVTPRTRMVVLTHPNNPTGTVMRRERLEALRDLIVEKDLVLVCDQAFEDFVFDGIELVTPAALPGLWERTLSVFSMSKGHGLSGMRVGYVVGPDELMDGLYGATVNVVGATNTAAQAVAVAALSDEEALAERQADFEARRHEVVRVLGAVPGVKVTAPESGFLSWVDVSALGTGEEVAAHLLEDARTSVNSGEPYGESGRGYLRIVHGCFRDPAELTAAMEDVAASLRRLAEQRGLA